taatataaaaaacaacttaGATTAGCTCTTGCACAACAGATACAGATAGGTTACAGTATAGGAATTagtgaaaaacaaaatgagcaTAACACTAAACAATGGAATGGTGAACACAACCAGAAATAAGTGTTTCACTCTCACTCCCTCACACCTTTCCATCTTCCCATTTCTCTCTTGACAGAATTTCACAGGGAAATAAGGAAATAGAAGTATGCCTAAATTGATCTTCATTACTAGTCATTACCATATTGGTAAAACTCTTTCATACAAttagaaacaaagaaaagaaaacaaaatctatCCATTACTACATGACTAATTTCCTTCTTTATGATGCTTCAataatctatctatctatctatcttatTTCCTTGGTGTCCAAGCTGTTATGAAAAACAAGGGTCGCTCCTGCCAGCACATCATAACCCGACCACattcctccttcatcttgtaACCCTCACAGCCATAGGTCTGCAAGAACCTCCTTCCCTGCAGCATCCCATAATAGCTAATAGGCACGTTTGCAAAGCCAGAAAAGTCAAGTCTTTGGATCCACCTATCCATCCTTTCgtgccttttttttctttcacatcCTTCACAAGCTATGATGTTCTTTATCTCCTCACCAAAAAGCATCTTCTCAAGTTTTATTCTGTccaaggaagctcttgagaCCGTGGACTCCAAACAATCAAAATATGCAGCATAAGAAAATAGAGCTTCTGCCAGCCTCTCCATCATGGTCAAACAGTTGTGATTAAAGTCTTGTTCAGTTACAACCATTACTTTTGGGGATAAACCCCACAAGGCATTAAGAAAGCTCTCCGAATTCATCGAAGCCGATGAGGACGCTGGCGAGGATGAGGCAGAAGCTGAGGCTGAATCGGGACTCGGGCTATAGCCGTCAAGCAAATCTCCCAATGTGTTCTGGTTTGTTAGGAGACCTTTCTGCAGGTGAATTGCATTTGAGTTTTTCGACAAAAGAGGCAATTTTCTCCGAGAGGCATCGTCATCCAAGGCCAAAAGGGAGTGCAACTGCATAATAGAACTTATTGCTAGTGCCTCCCCAGTTTTAACCCCAAGTTTTTCGAAATCAAGATTTTCCAACTTGCTGAGCACAGGGTTGAATTGGAATGGGATATCCAACTTTTCTGCCTCCTCAGTGAGTTTATGAGCCATCTGATCCAGAACCTCTTTCTGGTGATGGACCCCGGTGATTTTCAAATGTGGAGGGCCTTCAGAACGTGCACTCAAAACTTGGAGGAGAGCAATCCACTGCGCCGGCCCAGCCGCATTGAGATCAATTACATGCACCATTTTCTCCCCTTCCATGGCTTCAACAATAGCTTGATTTGTCAGAATATATGAGAACTTCAGGAAGGGTAAAAGCTCAAAGAAGAGCTTTTGAACAAGAATTTCATCAGAAACCATAGGTATTCTGTTGGAATTGAGGGCCCTATGGATGCCGGGCCATGTTCTAAGTATCCGATCAGCGAGTGCTTCAGAAAAATATGAAGCAATTCGCTGCATAGTATCCCCATCAAGAGAGGCATGCTGGGAAATCTGCTCAAGTGTGAGGTTTGCATTTTGTAAATCACCGGTGGCTACAAAATTAGCACCAGCGAGCAACAAATGGATCAATACCAAACCCCTTTCCTCGCATTTCATTTGATAGGGAGATGATCCTAAGCTAGGTGAAAGTGAGAGAGACATCATGGAAAAGAACTGAAGAGATGAAGAAGAAGTTACAGAAGATGACCCTTCTTCTTGAAACATGGATTCCATGTAACACCAACACTAAAAATCTTATAGATGTTGAGACGGTGGCAAAAGGCAATAACTAACAACTATCAAAGAGACACGCAAGTTCGATCAAACCTTTTAGGCTGTAAGATATCAACACCTCACACCTTGTACAATGCATGGGATA
The nucleotide sequence above comes from Glycine soja cultivar W05 chromosome 11, ASM419377v2, whole genome shotgun sequence. Encoded proteins:
- the LOC114374060 gene encoding scarecrow-like protein 3; its protein translation is MESMFQEEGSSSVTSSSSLQFFSMMSLSLSPSLGSSPYQMKCEERGLVLIHLLLAGANFVATGDLQNANLTLEQISQHASLDGDTMQRIASYFSEALADRILRTWPGIHRALNSNRIPMVSDEILVQKLFFELLPFLKFSYILTNQAIVEAMEGEKMVHVIDLNAAGPAQWIALLQVLSARSEGPPHLKITGVHHQKEVLDQMAHKLTEEAEKLDIPFQFNPVLSKLENLDFEKLGVKTGEALAISSIMQLHSLLALDDDASRRKLPLLSKNSNAIHLQKGLLTNQNTLGDLLDGYSPSPDSASASASSSPASSSASMNSESFLNALWGLSPKVMVVTEQDFNHNCLTMMERLAEALFSYAAYFDCLESTVSRASLDRIKLEKMLFGEEIKNIIACEGCERKKRHERMDRWIQRLDFSGFANVPISYYGMLQGRRFLQTYGCEGYKMKEECGRVMMCWQERPLFFITAWTPRK